The following DNA comes from cyanobiont of Ornithocercus magnificus.
ACCGCATTGGTGGCTTTTACAAGGGGGGCTTCTTCCCGACTACTGTCCAACTGATCTCTTTCTTTGATCTGAAGCTCAAGTCTATCCAGGTCTGGTGCAGCGAATCCTCGCCGCTGCAAGTCGAGCGCACGCCGTCGCGCTCGCTCTGCAGGGGTAGCTGTCAAGAAGATCTTGACCTCAGCATCAGGGAAAACAGCTGTTCCAATATCGCGCCCCTCAGCTATAAGTCCACCATCATCTCCAATCTGGCGCTGCTGGGTAGTCAAGACCTGACGCACACAGTGGTGAGCTGCCACTGCAGAAACTGAGGCTGTAACTCTGGGTGAACGAATAGCCTCAGAAACATTACGGCCATTAACGCAGACTATTTGGCTGCCATCAGGCAATAGCTCGAGCTGCAAGTTGACTTTTTCAAGAATCAGCTGGATAGCATGCCTATCGGCAAGATTGATGTCCTGATTTAGAAGAAACCAAGTAACCGCACGATACATTGCGCCAGTATCAAGGTATAAAAGCCCTAATCTGTCTGCTAGCGCACGTGTCACAGTGCTCTTGCCAGCACCGGCGGGTCCATCAATAGCAACAATAGGCTTGCGAGCTGCCCAAAAGATGTGATCTATCAGACGTGTCGTGCCACAGCGTACTGCTGCCGCTAATAATATAAGTTTATGGGCTTTTGTCTGCGGTGGCTGTAGCGTAGTTGGGTTTACTGCCTCTACATACTCAACTGTCAGTCCATCTTCTTTTAGTCGTTGTCTAAGCAACGCAAGCCCCTCTATTGAGGCAGGATAGGCTGAGGTGGATTGCTCGAGAAGCCTGCGATGCAGTCCTCTTGCTTTCAGACGTTCTTCCTGGCTAAGGTAACGGTTGCGGGAGCTGCTAGCAAGCCCATCAGACTCCCTAACAGTTGCCACTCCTCGAACTCGGACTGGCAGTCCTAACTCCACTATCATTCGTCTAAGAATGACAAGTTGCTGCCAGTCCTTCTCACCAAGCACCAGCAGATGTGGTTGTACAAACGCAAGCAACCTGGCTACCACTGTGGCCACACCGTCGAAATGGGCTGACCGGCTTGGGCCGCAAAGATATGTGGTTAGGACATCGGGCACCGCTACTCGAA
Coding sequences within:
- a CDS encoding bifunctional pantoate--beta-alanine ligase/(d)CMP kinase, with translation MGALHAGHAALIAKAGSSHVNPSVSTGQVAVLVSIFVNPLQFAPGEDFENYPRQLHQDVLFAARAGASAIWAPSAEEILPESGKSGIFRVAVPDVLTTYLCGPSRSAHFDGVATVVARLLAFVQPHLLVLGEKDWQQLVILRRMIVELGLPVRVRGVATVRESDGLASSSRNRYLSQEERLKARGLHRRLLEQSTSAYPASIEGLALLRQRLKEDGLTVEYVEAVNPTTLQPPQTKAHKLILLAAAVRCGTTRLIDHIFWAARKPIVAIDGPAGAGKSTVTRALADRLGLLYLDTGAMYRAVTWFLLNQDINLADRHAIQLILEKVNLQLELLPDGSQIVCVNGRNVSEAIRSPRVTASVSAVAAHHCVRQVLTTQQRQIGDDGGLIAEGRDIGTAVFPDAEVKIFLTATPAERARRRALDLQRRGFAAPDLDRLELQIKERDQLDSSREEAPLVKATNAVEVVTDSMDIEAVVSRIEDLFRLQIPEEVWPTPMC